One window from the genome of Thermoanaerobaculia bacterium encodes:
- a CDS encoding alpha/beta family hydrolase, with protein sequence FLLDGPKNAKLTVALAHGAGAPMDSPFLNDVAKGIADGGYRVARFEFPYMQARRSGGKSGAPDREPVLREAWLEAIRELGPARLVIGGKSLGGRIASLVADAAGVRGLLCFGYPFHPPGKPDRLRTAHLADLATPALVLQGTRDPFGAPEEVSGYRLSRAIRVVWVPDGDHSFKPRAKSGRTEAENRALAIAEARAFLRERAA encoded by the coding sequence TTCCTCCTCGACGGCCCGAAGAACGCGAAGCTGACGGTCGCGCTCGCTCACGGCGCGGGGGCGCCGATGGACTCGCCGTTCCTGAACGACGTCGCGAAGGGGATCGCCGACGGCGGCTATCGCGTCGCGCGATTCGAGTTCCCCTACATGCAGGCGCGGCGGTCGGGAGGGAAATCGGGAGCGCCCGACCGGGAGCCCGTGCTGCGGGAAGCGTGGCTCGAAGCGATCCGCGAGCTCGGCCCGGCGCGCCTCGTCATCGGCGGCAAGTCGCTGGGCGGGCGGATCGCGAGCCTCGTCGCCGACGCGGCGGGCGTCCGGGGACTGCTCTGTTTCGGTTATCCCTTCCACCCGCCCGGAAAGCCCGACCGGCTCCGGACGGCGCACCTCGCGGATCTCGCGACTCCCGCGCTGGTTCTGCAGGGAACGCGCGACCCGTTCGGCGCCCCCGAGGAGGTATCCGGATACCGCCTCTCGCGCGCGATTCGCGTCGTTTGGGTCCCGGACGGCGATCATTCGTTCAAGCCGCGCGCGAAGAGCGGCCGGACGGAGGCGGAAAACCGCGCATTGGCGATTGCGGAGGCGCGGGCGTTCCTGCGCGAACGCGCGGCGTAG